A region from the Paenarthrobacter aurescens genome encodes:
- a CDS encoding VOC family protein: MRMDHVSYACERDGLLATTERISAALGVDAVRGGVHPRFGTRNMIIPLADNKYLEVVEVLDHPASDKAPFGQAVRARSAAGGGWMGWCVAVDDLAPFEDRLGRAAVPGNRKFPDGRELVWQQIGILGLIADPQVPYLLKWEGDPSLHPSRIYESDVKMSSLTIAGSAERVTEWLGEPVEKPLEDVAVQWMAPHGTPGIMSVTFETASGAVTI; this comes from the coding sequence ATGCGCATGGATCACGTCTCTTACGCCTGTGAACGAGATGGCCTTTTGGCCACCACCGAACGAATTTCCGCGGCACTGGGAGTGGACGCTGTCCGGGGCGGAGTGCACCCGCGCTTTGGCACCCGGAACATGATCATTCCCCTTGCGGATAACAAGTACCTGGAAGTGGTGGAAGTCCTGGACCACCCCGCTTCTGACAAAGCACCCTTTGGCCAGGCAGTCCGTGCACGCTCGGCTGCCGGCGGTGGATGGATGGGCTGGTGCGTCGCCGTTGACGACCTCGCCCCCTTCGAAGACCGCCTCGGCCGCGCCGCTGTCCCGGGCAACCGCAAGTTCCCCGACGGCCGCGAATTGGTGTGGCAGCAGATTGGCATCCTCGGCCTGATCGCCGATCCCCAGGTGCCCTACCTGCTCAAGTGGGAGGGCGACCCCTCACTGCACCCGTCCAGGATTTACGAAAGCGACGTCAAGATGTCCAGCCTCACCATTGCAGGCTCGGCTGAGCGCGTCACCGAGTGGTTGGGTGAGCCCGTGGAGAAGCCGCTTGAGGACGTGGCAGTCCAGTGGATGGCGCCGCACGGCACGCCCGGCATCATGTCTGTAACGTTCGAAACCGCTTCCGGAGCCGTCACCATCTGA
- a CDS encoding bifunctional o-acetylhomoserine/o-acetylserine sulfhydrylase, protein MRHEQENSMSQGWSFETRQIHAGQEPDSATGARSLPIYQTTSFVFPSAESAANRFALAELAPIYTRIGNPTQDAVEQRVASLEGGLGALLLSSGQAAETFAILNIAEAGDHIVASPSLYGGTYNLLAHTLKKFGISVTFVQDPDNLEQWRDAVQPNTKLFFGEVVSNPRQDVLDIEGIARTAHQAGVPLIVDNTLSTPYLIRPIEWGADIVVHSATKYLGGHGSAIAGVIVDSGNFDFGKDPERFPGFNTPDPSYNGLVYARDLGKDGALGANLSYILKARVQLLRDLGSAVSPFNAFLIAQGLETLSLRVERHVANATKVAEWLESHDDVESVAYAGLPSSPWYDRGRKYGPKGTGAIVAFNIKGGVEAGKRFVDGLELHSHVANIGDVRSLVIHPASTTHSQLTVEQQLAAGVNPGLVRLSVGIEHVDDIIADLEAGFRAAKGA, encoded by the coding sequence ATGCGTCACGAACAGGAGAACTCCATGTCCCAAGGATGGTCTTTCGAAACCCGCCAGATCCACGCCGGTCAGGAGCCTGACTCAGCCACCGGGGCCCGCTCGCTCCCGATCTACCAGACCACGTCCTTCGTGTTCCCCAGCGCCGAGAGTGCAGCCAACCGCTTTGCCCTGGCCGAACTCGCTCCCATTTACACGCGGATCGGCAACCCCACCCAGGATGCCGTGGAGCAGCGGGTCGCCAGCCTTGAGGGCGGTCTGGGTGCTCTCCTGCTCAGCTCCGGACAGGCAGCTGAGACGTTCGCCATCCTGAACATCGCCGAAGCCGGTGATCACATCGTGGCCAGCCCCAGCCTCTACGGCGGAACCTACAACCTGCTGGCCCACACCCTGAAGAAGTTCGGCATCTCCGTCACCTTCGTTCAAGATCCGGACAATCTGGAGCAGTGGCGTGACGCCGTACAGCCGAACACTAAATTGTTCTTCGGCGAAGTTGTTTCCAATCCCCGCCAGGACGTGCTGGACATCGAGGGCATCGCCCGCACGGCCCACCAGGCCGGCGTGCCCCTGATCGTGGACAACACGCTTTCAACGCCGTACCTGATCCGCCCCATTGAATGGGGTGCTGACATTGTGGTCCACTCCGCAACCAAGTATCTGGGTGGTCACGGCTCGGCAATCGCAGGAGTGATTGTGGACTCCGGCAACTTCGATTTCGGCAAGGATCCGGAGCGTTTCCCCGGCTTCAACACCCCGGACCCCAGCTACAACGGGCTGGTGTATGCGCGCGACCTGGGCAAGGACGGTGCCCTGGGCGCCAACCTCTCCTATATCCTCAAGGCCCGCGTTCAGTTGCTCCGGGATCTCGGCTCTGCTGTCTCGCCCTTCAATGCCTTCCTCATTGCCCAAGGCCTGGAAACCCTGAGCCTGCGTGTGGAACGTCATGTTGCCAACGCCACCAAGGTGGCTGAATGGCTGGAAAGCCACGACGACGTCGAATCGGTCGCCTACGCCGGCCTGCCCTCGAGCCCCTGGTATGACCGTGGCCGGAAGTACGGACCCAAGGGCACAGGCGCAATCGTTGCCTTCAACATCAAGGGCGGCGTGGAAGCCGGTAAGCGTTTTGTGGACGGCCTCGAGCTGCACTCGCACGTTGCCAACATAGGCGACGTCCGCTCACTGGTGATCCACCCGGCCTCCACCACCCACAGCCAGTTGACGGTGGAACAGCAGCTGGCTGCAGGCGTCAACCCCGGCTTGGTGCGTTTGTCCGTGGGCATTGAGCACGTCGACGACATCATTGCCGACCTCGAAGCCGGATTCCGGGCCGCAAAGGGCGCCTGA
- a CDS encoding homoserine O-acetyltransferase, with translation MTITATALPKSGEEDGTVKYVGIGPLELEAGGFLPDVVLAYETWGKLNADASNAVLIQHALTGSTHVARGATDEEGWWEQLVGPGATIDTNKYFVISINIVGGCYGSTGPSSEAPDGRPWGSRFPLVTLRDSTEAESRLADALGIEAWHAVLGGSMGGARALEWAVTFPDRVKRCAVISVGAYSTAEQIAFAQAQTLAIRQDPNFNNGDYYGGTAPEHGLALARRIAHITYRSALELDLRFGREAQHQESPLAAAVLGERGRYQVESYLDHQGNKLVRRFDANSYIAITEALMSHDVARNRGSLETALSLATAEFFVAAVDTDRLYFPAQSRELAAALPGEVPVHVIEAPIGHDGFLTEIGQLSAQLREAFFA, from the coding sequence ATGACCATTACTGCTACAGCCCTCCCAAAATCCGGAGAAGAAGACGGAACCGTCAAGTACGTTGGCATAGGACCGCTGGAACTTGAAGCCGGTGGTTTCCTCCCGGACGTGGTGCTTGCTTACGAGACGTGGGGGAAGCTGAACGCTGATGCTTCCAACGCGGTGCTGATCCAGCACGCACTTACCGGCAGCACCCATGTAGCGCGCGGCGCGACGGACGAAGAAGGCTGGTGGGAGCAGCTGGTTGGGCCCGGTGCCACGATCGACACCAACAAGTACTTCGTGATCTCCATCAACATCGTGGGCGGCTGTTACGGCAGCACCGGCCCATCATCAGAAGCGCCGGACGGACGCCCGTGGGGCTCACGTTTCCCGCTGGTCACCCTGCGCGACAGCACTGAGGCTGAGTCGCGCCTCGCTGACGCACTGGGAATCGAGGCCTGGCACGCAGTCCTGGGAGGGTCCATGGGCGGCGCGCGCGCCCTTGAATGGGCTGTGACGTTCCCGGACAGGGTCAAACGCTGCGCAGTGATTTCGGTGGGCGCCTACAGCACGGCCGAACAAATCGCTTTCGCCCAGGCCCAAACCCTGGCCATCAGGCAGGACCCCAACTTCAACAACGGCGATTACTACGGTGGTACTGCGCCGGAGCACGGCTTGGCGTTGGCCCGGCGCATCGCCCACATCACCTACCGCTCGGCGTTGGAGCTGGACTTACGCTTCGGCAGGGAAGCCCAGCATCAGGAAAGCCCTTTGGCTGCTGCCGTTTTGGGGGAGCGGGGCCGATACCAAGTTGAAAGCTACCTGGACCATCAGGGAAACAAACTGGTCCGCCGTTTTGATGCCAACAGTTACATCGCCATCACCGAGGCCCTTATGTCCCACGACGTCGCCAGGAACCGCGGCTCGTTGGAGACAGCCCTGTCCCTCGCCACGGCGGAGTTCTTTGTGGCGGCAGTGGACACGGACAGGCTCTACTTCCCGGCGCAGTCACGGGAACTTGCTGCTGCGCTCCCCGGCGAAGTGCCGGTTCATGTCATTGAGGCGCCCATCGGCCATGACGGCTTCCTCACCGAAATCGGCCAGCTGTCAGCACAGCTTCGCGAAGCGTTTTTCGCCTGA
- a CDS encoding winged helix DNA-binding domain-containing protein translates to MTIPPAGAESIRRTRLRRQQLRAPYADNPADAVRNLLAVQSQEFPYARWTLSQRSSPHPSSMVTASDVEQAVADGTILRTHILRPTWHFVHREDLGWLMGLSADRLHQGNKGMYRQTGIDEDAAARSGQILAAAVADGAHKTREELAQVLEEAGFPSKGLGFIYHLMHAEISRVLVSGSPVRSSGGALKQTYALFEERVPGFLPTPLAGEDREQALGQLALRYFSSRGPATVKDCAVWSGLTMKDVKRGIQVAQDLSPGALGTLELDGLPYYLAAEEVEPLASGDATEDPSVAEDAALPRIDLIQCYDEYVMGYSQSRHFLGGTAPYFPEDNGPMHVVLLDGRLAGWWRHGFSGGACQLDVRMNRPATAAEQAALEAEVDRYGRFLGMNTTLVRRGGNGPRAQD, encoded by the coding sequence GTGACCATCCCCCCAGCAGGCGCGGAGAGTATCCGGCGGACACGACTCCGGCGCCAACAATTGCGCGCCCCCTACGCCGACAACCCCGCGGATGCGGTCCGCAACCTCCTGGCCGTCCAATCACAGGAATTCCCCTATGCGCGGTGGACGCTCTCGCAAAGAAGCTCCCCCCATCCTTCCTCCATGGTCACGGCCTCGGATGTTGAGCAGGCCGTAGCTGATGGAACCATTCTGCGGACACACATCCTGCGCCCCACCTGGCACTTTGTGCACCGGGAGGACCTCGGCTGGCTGATGGGATTATCCGCAGACCGCCTGCACCAAGGCAACAAAGGGATGTATCGCCAAACCGGAATTGATGAGGACGCTGCTGCAAGGAGCGGCCAAATCCTGGCTGCGGCGGTGGCGGACGGGGCCCACAAGACACGCGAGGAACTGGCCCAGGTTCTGGAAGAAGCGGGCTTCCCCAGTAAGGGATTGGGCTTCATCTACCACCTCATGCATGCCGAAATCAGCCGTGTCCTGGTGAGCGGCTCCCCCGTCCGATCCTCCGGCGGCGCCCTGAAACAGACCTATGCCCTGTTCGAGGAGCGCGTTCCCGGTTTCCTTCCCACACCGTTGGCCGGAGAGGATCGTGAACAGGCACTGGGGCAACTGGCACTGCGATACTTCAGCAGCCGCGGCCCTGCAACCGTGAAGGACTGTGCGGTGTGGTCCGGGCTGACCATGAAGGACGTGAAGCGTGGAATCCAGGTGGCACAGGACCTCTCTCCCGGAGCCCTGGGCACCCTTGAGCTTGATGGGCTTCCTTATTACCTGGCAGCTGAAGAAGTAGAACCGCTGGCCAGCGGGGACGCTACCGAAGACCCTTCAGTGGCTGAGGACGCTGCGCTACCCCGAATCGACCTCATCCAGTGCTACGACGAATACGTGATGGGCTACTCGCAATCACGGCACTTCCTCGGTGGGACAGCACCGTACTTCCCCGAGGACAACGGCCCCATGCACGTGGTCCTGCTGGATGGCAGGTTGGCCGGATGGTGGCGTCACGGATTCTCCGGCGGGGCCTGCCAGCTGGACGTCCGGATGAACCGTCCGGCCACCGCGGCAGAGCAAGCAGCCTTGGAAGCCGAGGTGGACCGGTACGGCCGGTTCCTGGGCATGAACACCACACTGGTGCGACGTGGCGGGAACGGTCCAAGGGCACAGGACTAA
- a CDS encoding SGNH/GDSL hydrolase family protein → MSVSENNPLLNPGEPAPEPLESIQKHPWTRYVALGDSFTEGIGDPEPRNPGGNRGWADRVAEELGRGQEDFAYANLAIRGRLLQQIIDEQVGPCLDLQPDLVSISAGGNDLIRPGGDPDLLAEKLDAAVAELSSGGATVVLFNGPDTASSVLGRIRGKVAIYNENLRTVAARHDAVIADMWSLRQLADYQMWDVDRLHFSPLGHHTIAMMVLEALNVRHTLEPLVPKALPPRTWREARSSDLVWAREYFVPWVIRRLRHQSSGDGITPKRPTPGPVFGSSGSVLPRR, encoded by the coding sequence ATGAGCGTGAGTGAGAACAATCCTTTACTGAATCCGGGCGAGCCCGCCCCGGAGCCCCTCGAGTCCATCCAGAAGCACCCATGGACCCGCTATGTGGCTTTGGGTGACTCCTTCACCGAGGGCATCGGCGATCCCGAGCCCCGCAACCCCGGCGGCAACCGCGGTTGGGCGGATCGCGTTGCCGAAGAACTGGGCCGGGGCCAGGAGGACTTCGCCTACGCAAACCTCGCCATCCGGGGCAGGCTGCTGCAGCAGATCATCGATGAACAGGTGGGACCCTGCCTGGATCTCCAACCGGACCTCGTGTCCATTTCAGCCGGCGGCAATGACCTCATCCGCCCCGGCGGCGATCCTGATCTGTTGGCCGAAAAGCTTGATGCCGCAGTTGCGGAGTTGAGCTCAGGTGGTGCCACCGTGGTGCTTTTCAATGGTCCTGACACGGCATCATCGGTGTTGGGACGCATCCGCGGCAAGGTGGCTATCTACAACGAGAACCTCCGGACAGTGGCCGCACGGCACGACGCCGTCATCGCGGACATGTGGTCCCTGCGGCAGCTGGCGGACTACCAGATGTGGGACGTGGACCGCCTGCATTTCTCGCCGCTGGGGCACCACACCATCGCCATGATGGTGCTGGAGGCGCTGAACGTTCGCCACACACTTGAGCCCCTTGTACCCAAAGCCCTCCCGCCCCGCACCTGGCGTGAGGCGAGGTCCTCGGACCTGGTCTGGGCACGTGAGTACTTTGTCCCGTGGGTGATCCGCCGGCTTCGGCACCAATCCTCCGGTGACGGCATCACACCGAAACGCCCGACGCCGGGACCTGTCTTTGGCTCCTCCGGCAGCGTGTTGCCACGCCGCTGA
- a CDS encoding alpha/beta hydrolase, translating to MTEAPVFPAPVVLWSHDEAERAGKPLLVLLHGYGSNEDDLFSLAGLLPDAFVVAALRAPMPMGPGFTWFPLTASIDYSLEAVKHAAEYALEWLDTVKANHSSVTLLGFSMGMAMATTMLRYRPADFAAVVGLSGFVIDAGADAAFRDNELDGSLPMFWGRDQQDPVITQDKIEYTMGWVRKHVDLTKVLYTGMWHGINQQEIGHVGEFLTHKVLTD from the coding sequence ATGACTGAAGCACCCGTATTTCCAGCCCCCGTTGTCCTGTGGTCCCACGACGAAGCTGAGCGCGCCGGCAAGCCCCTGTTGGTTCTGCTGCACGGCTACGGCTCCAACGAGGACGATCTTTTCAGCCTGGCCGGGTTGCTTCCCGACGCCTTTGTTGTAGCTGCCCTTCGCGCGCCGATGCCCATGGGGCCAGGCTTCACCTGGTTCCCGCTGACAGCGTCAATCGACTATTCGCTTGAAGCTGTAAAGCACGCAGCGGAGTACGCCTTGGAATGGCTGGATACGGTCAAAGCGAACCACTCGTCGGTGACCCTGTTGGGCTTCTCCATGGGCATGGCCATGGCTACCACCATGCTCCGCTACCGGCCCGCGGACTTTGCCGCCGTCGTCGGGCTTTCAGGCTTTGTGATCGACGCCGGTGCTGACGCCGCCTTCCGGGACAACGAGCTGGATGGTTCATTGCCCATGTTCTGGGGCCGGGACCAGCAGGACCCGGTAATCACCCAGGACAAGATCGAATACACCATGGGCTGGGTGCGCAAACATGTGGACCTCACGAAGGTGCTTTACACGGGCATGTGGCACGGTATCAACCAGCAGGAGATCGGCCACGTGGGCGAATTCCTCACCCACAAGGTCCTCACTGACTAG
- a CDS encoding RNA-binding S4 domain-containing protein, producing MSNPEIEEIPIRDDMIRLGQLLKLANLVEDGVEATELIKNGLVKVNNEIDDRRGRQLHVGDTVTVNGQTVRITAA from the coding sequence ATGAGCAATCCCGAAATTGAAGAGATCCCCATCCGCGATGACATGATCCGCCTTGGCCAGCTGCTCAAGCTCGCCAACCTGGTGGAGGACGGCGTTGAAGCCACGGAGCTCATCAAGAACGGACTGGTCAAAGTCAACAACGAAATTGATGACCGCCGCGGACGCCAACTCCATGTGGGCGATACCGTAACCGTCAACGGCCAGACGGTCCGGATCACCGCCGCCTAA
- a CDS encoding DMT family transporter, with the protein MGTVPQPSPRPTLPLVIGLPIAVATGLVIPLQARINGALGAKLDDGIAASVVSFTTGLLLISAISFATPRGRAGLQRIIPAIRNRSFPRFYVMAGAIGALFVFAQSFTVALLGVALFTVAAVTGQTLSGLLVDRMGIGPGGKRAITGVRVLGSILTVAAVAWAVSPRFTGDADVASLILPVLLPLAAGFCMSFQQAMNGTATVHYGTPIAATLVNFIAGSLILWIAWIIKLAVAGPGNPLPGEWWYYLGGPMGCLFIGLAALLVRSLGVLITGLGMIAGQLVGSLVLDVVIPSPGAVVALPTVLGTVLTLAAIIVATLPWPKGAFARSSTAKGR; encoded by the coding sequence GTGGGGACGGTGCCGCAGCCTTCTCCCCGCCCCACCCTTCCGCTGGTCATTGGCCTCCCTATTGCCGTAGCAACAGGCTTGGTCATCCCGCTTCAAGCGAGGATCAACGGGGCACTCGGCGCAAAATTGGACGACGGCATCGCCGCCTCGGTGGTGAGCTTCACCACAGGGCTGCTGCTCATCAGCGCTATATCGTTTGCCACGCCGCGGGGGAGGGCCGGCCTGCAGCGCATCATTCCCGCTATCCGGAACCGCAGTTTCCCCCGCTTCTACGTCATGGCAGGCGCAATCGGCGCTTTGTTCGTCTTTGCCCAGTCATTTACTGTGGCGCTTCTGGGTGTCGCGTTGTTCACCGTCGCGGCCGTCACCGGCCAAACGTTGAGTGGCTTGCTCGTGGACCGCATGGGAATCGGCCCGGGCGGCAAACGCGCCATCACCGGGGTGCGGGTCCTTGGCAGTATCCTCACCGTGGCCGCCGTGGCTTGGGCTGTTTCACCCAGGTTCACCGGCGACGCCGACGTGGCCTCCCTCATCCTGCCCGTGCTCCTGCCCCTGGCTGCGGGGTTCTGCATGAGTTTCCAGCAGGCCATGAACGGAACCGCCACCGTTCACTACGGAACGCCCATTGCCGCCACGTTGGTGAACTTCATTGCCGGTTCACTCATTTTGTGGATCGCGTGGATCATCAAGCTGGCCGTTGCCGGCCCGGGAAATCCGCTGCCGGGTGAGTGGTGGTACTACCTTGGTGGACCCATGGGCTGCCTCTTCATTGGACTGGCAGCCCTGCTGGTCCGCAGCCTGGGTGTCCTGATCACAGGTTTGGGCATGATTGCCGGGCAGTTGGTGGGATCCTTGGTGCTCGACGTCGTGATCCCCAGTCCCGGCGCGGTGGTCGCCTTGCCCACGGTGTTGGGTACGGTGCTGACGCTCGCCGCGATCATTGTGGCTACGCTGCCCTGGCCCAAGGGAGCTTTCGCACGAAGTTCAACGGCCAAAGGCCGGTAG